The segment TTTATCGCAATTTTGACCCCAAAAGCTAGTTCTTCTTCAGGCTAGTTTAACATTATTTTTGAGAAATGTTTTTAAAAAGTGttacttaattttgagaaatatttttaaaaataatttaatatttaagtgTTCAATATTGTTGTCAAAaatacttttgagaaataaaatgttcattttaaatatggTGTTATgaagtaacaaatatgtatttaaataatattcaaattaattaatattatgatattttaataagaatataaaaaattattataatttgttgttaatattttaatatatgaaatataaatattaaatattaaaatataatcaataaaatttaaatatataatagtgtatatttaaaataaatttcaatataaaagtAACTACATACCCAATATAGATATTATATAGAATATTTTATAAGAATTAAAATTGTCTTTTATTCGTAAAAATGCTTATGTTAAAAGCAGAAACTAAAAAAAGTTGCTTTTACTTTAAAATTCAAAAGCACATATCACTCCAAAAATTGTCTGATTAATATTTTTTATGGTTCCGAAAACACTTTTGACCGAAATGCAATAAAAGATTTTTTCACTACAGTTTTGACCAAAACCCAGTTGTTCTTGTTGCTTATGCAGTGAAACGTCCCAATGGGTCGACTTTCAGAACCTGAAGCTTCTGTACCCTATGGAACTCATGGAAACCAACAAGACATGGCATTAAAATGATGTGGACAAAAGCAAAGCCTCGCCGGTGGTTTTGGCCTTTCTATGCCGTAAGAATCACTATTCAAGGCCCTCGAGAACAGAAATATTTTTACtgtttttttaagaaaaagtaaAATTCTAACTTCTTTTTGCAATGTCACATGCATTACTGGAAtgccaaaaaagaaaaagaaacaaaaccaTTAAACTTCGTTTTCTGCTGTCAACAGCTATTTTAAAAAAGCCACAACACGGTCAATAAGCAAATGAATCCAAGAAAGcatttcttcaaaaaaaaaaaaaaggacaatGAGAAAGTAAGAATTTTAGTTAGCAATGGCTGTTAGAATTTTGAAAACGTTAGAGAAAATGGTTTTGGTTATGCCCCTGCTAATTTTGAACTTTGACAGAAACCCCAATCACCATGAAGGAGAAGTGCATGGAGAACCCGATGAAAATGATGAAAGACCATTATTACTATTAGAATCACTGCCCAAAGTGACTAAAGACCTAGCATCTCTAAGAGAAATAGGACAAATCTGAGCTGGGAGCTTCTTCATTGGACTCGAAGGAGATGTCATCGAAAGCTCAGCCTTAGAACCGTTGTTTTCTAAATGTGAAGGCGATGTATCCGGCCTCTCAAACGGAGTATCTGGCATGCTGCAGCCAACATCATTGTTGTAAATAGGATTCGATATGTAAACGAAATTATCCACACCATGACCAGGAGTAGTACCTTTAGCTTTTTCTTTACAATTAGTAGTAGTTCCGGTGCCAACTCGTGTTGAGATTTCTTGAACAGGGTTAGGGAAGACGCAAAGGAAGTTGATGGAGTTACAAGAGATAAGAAATCAATTTGATGAAGGGGCTTGTGTTTGGTTCTTGGGTAAGGAATTTAAAAAACTTGAGGATGTAAAGGGAGAACTGCATGGAAAAGGAAGCTCCTTGGTGCATGAATAACTCCTTGTGCATAGAAGCCACTAAGGGGACTGGTTGATTGAATTTGGTTATCAAGAGGAGGAAAGGAAGAAGCAATATTTGTAGGGGTGGTGGCAGCAGTTGCAGTGTTGGTAATGATAGGGCTGGCAGCAGAGTGTATACGCTGACAAAGCAATAGAGCTTAGCTAGCAATACTATGATTAAAGCTAATACAATGGCCAGGCTAACCACCATTATAAGTATTGCACCCATGGTTACCTAGGATGCCCCCTTCATTGTTTTACTTTCTCTTAGATTTTTCTTCTAACTTCTTCGGAAAGGACCGACAGAGAGGGAAAGTAATTACAGGGTAAGACAATAGAAAACTTGCTTTCTTCCTTTTTGGCGGGAAATAGTAGGTGGGGAATCTCGTGAGACTTTGGACATGGGGAATGCGTAAGCAACTCTTCGTGAGACTTTAGTAACCGCAGCTGTAGCTTGATTCATAGAGCAAGGTACAACCCAAAAAAGTATCGTGGTCAATACGCCCAGTTCAGAATTTTTCCTGCTCAGTTCTCAGTCATTTGTTGTGAATGACAACATCCAATCTCAATCTTAAAGCATAACTGCAGATTAGCATGAGTAAATCCATTTGACATCAACTCTGGCAGGCACGGGATTTGTGGAAACAAAGTGATTTTCTTGAGCTGAAGGATGAATCACAGGAATCATGCCCCAAAAACGAGCTGCTGATTATTATTCAGGTCGTTTTGCTGGGCGTGCAAACAAGTGCAACTGGCAGACCTACCATAAGTTTTGTCTTTAGTTACAACTGGTCTTACATTTCTATAAGTTATGTCTTCACACTGTACAAAAAAATCATATCATGTGGCATTTCTTCAATGTGCCTTTTGAGAGAGGATGAAGTTGAATGCTGCTAAGTTTATCCTTGTAGTTTTTATCAATTCCAAATATAGAAATGGCATTTTAATTGTATAACTCTATATGAAGCCTCAGAAGTCTGATCAAATGCTTAATGAAAAAATCATTCCAGCTTTTTCCATAACTGGAACCCTATGATTCACATTATAGACGCATGAGAAGCAGTTTAGAGTCAGAATCCGAATCAACACCATTCCTTGTATATCTCAATGAATTTCATCCATGAACTCTTAACCCTTTCGTTGTATTATTGCACTCAAAATCTCAAACTTAGAATTTGACAACATTGAATTTCATGTTATCAATAAATTCTAGTCCCGCAAACAAATGAAAAAGAACATAAAAACTCAGAACAAGGTAATCAAAAGCAACTAGAATAATTATATAAGAAAGACTTATGGATTACAACACTCTAAAACAGGAACTTGGACCTAAGTTTCCCTATATTAACCATATAAGATAACAAAATCCCAAGAAGATGCCTGCACAATCCCCTCAACTCAAATATGGTTATACCACTCAACTCCATGTTCTAAAATGGATGACTGTGACATCTTATCTACTCCATCTATTAAAAGGACGTAAGCAAACTGTTAACCACCATTGAATATTAAAAACAGCAAAATTGAAGTAGCAGCAAAAATACTAACTATTGTTTCTCAGGGTTGTCAGGTTCTTCTTCCTTATCAGGATCTTCCTCCTCttcctctttcttttcttcctcttcttcatcttcttcaggGGGATCATATGGCATTGGTGGTGGTAATGGTGTTTTCATAGGGCTGAATTGAGGGAATATGTCAGGTCTACGTCCAGGTTTAGGCCTCTCCCACTCCTGCCATGTGAACCAAGGTGCTCATGTTTAATCACACTGTCTTGAAAAAACAAGTTTCCAAACAAAAAAAACCAATATTGATTATCTAGACGGTACCCATCAACCAAACAAAACTACCCCAATAGAATATTACTGCATAAAATTAAACCCATCTCATAAAAATCCTGCTGAGGCTTATTCTTCTTTCACAAAGCTAAAAACAAATATCATATCACTAATTTGGAATTTCCCTGTCCTGTTAACAAGGCAATTAAAACTACTTATAGCTGAATAAACAGAGCATGAACTTACAATGGGAAAATCGAGGGGATTGCGACGAGTCAATTTTTCTTCCTCGGGAGCCATACAAACCACCTGCAGCCTCTTTCTCGTCGTCAGTTGATGGGATTTAGAAATGGAGACGACGAGGGAGCATCTGCAACGGCATATACTGGAAGTCGATGAACCCGGCGCTAGGGTTTTGGGAGGCGGCAATAACGATAGGCAAATGGATGATGCCATGGTTGGCTTCATGGTAGGAACAGTTTCCCcagaaacaaacaaaaataaaagaagcACCCAGTTAACCGCCTTATCTTCGAGTCGTGTTCATCTCGGCTAGGACGGCCTGCACTCAACCCCTAAATACCCAATGGCCACAATTCTATCATCTGTAGGCTCAGCATCTCTATCAACGTTTATGGGTCTATGTTATCTAATGGGTGGTCCAATCCACTTGTTGATTTAGTGCCATTTTAGATTCACCTTTCGTCCCAAATGAAGCTTAAATTGGACTCAGAATTGACCCCAAAAATGGGCTCAGAATGTTAGACTAGTTTTAACCAAATTCAACTTTTAGTTTTTAGAgctataattatatattatttatttattagttttaaatattaattaaaagcaTATGATAGTTTCATAACTTCCCTACAGAATTAAAATAATTCACTAAACTTCATAATAAGAGGAAATGTATGAAAATGTCAACATTGGCTATTATGAATACTAACCACTTatagttttttttctttcataTTGATTTTACTATCAATGTTTGaggtttataattattttttctgATAATGTTATCTTCAAAGTTTGAATTCATATCTCCCTTTGAGTATGTAATGTGTTTTATCATTATATTCAACACTTATTAATACCACAAATCATGTTATCTACCATTTACAATAGGACATGTTAAGCCCATTAAACTCTTATATGATATAGGAAAAGGGTTTAAATCCCATCAAGTACAAATTTTGAATTTGTAGCAAGTGAATGCGATCTCACTCCATAAACCTAATAAAGCTATGTGCGAAAGTGAAAAATAGAATCTAATAATAAAACCGAGTATAGACACTTCGAACCTAATTTTAGACCTATTGAAGAGATTTATCATCTTTTGGAAAATAACAATTTAAAGATTTCTCCTAATAAGTCAAAACACCCTTAAAAAGAGCTAAACTAATGTCAGGTAAATTTATGATGAAACAAaaacaaattattaaaataaattgaagTTTAATCTCTAATCTAATGCATACTTCaacttttaaattttcttttaaatgaaAAGTAGTTCGGGCAAGTTATGAAACTTTAGACTATTTTTGGTGTTACATGTGTGCATAACTTGAATCATTGTTGGGTTATTTATATCAGATCTTATTTATCGAAGACATTGAGTGTCATTTATTTGTCAGGGTTTGATTGGTATAACtctaaaagtaaaaatatattttaataaaaacaaaatatttttataataaaataaaatctatttaataataaaataaaatctatttaatCTTTAGAAAATTCAATAACATTCATTTGTTTCATTCATCATTAACGAGCTCGAAACCTTTTACATAATTAAACTCCAAATAATATATTCcatcaagaaaaaaaattaacCATACAATTGAACTCCACATAAAAATTCTttaaagtttgaaaaaaaaaaagagaataatttTCTTTTAAAGGTAAATGCTACTATATTATAATTCAATTAGCCCGTTGGATTAGGGTTGTGtaagattaaaaagaaaaaagaaatgattaataatagCAGCAAACTTTAGTCATAGCCATGATGATTTGGTAATAACTAATATCCATGAACAGGAATGGAAATAATATATCTCTGTTTGAATAAAAAAACAACTACT is part of the Gossypium arboreum isolate Shixiya-1 chromosome 5, ASM2569848v2, whole genome shotgun sequence genome and harbors:
- the LOC108454482 gene encoding uncharacterized protein LOC108454482, producing the protein MKPTMASSICLSLLPPPKTLAPGSSTSSICRCRCSLVVSISKSHQLTTRKRLQVVCMAPEEEKLTRRNPLDFPIEWERPKPGRRPDIFPQFSPMKTPLPPPMPYDPPEEDEEEEEKKEEEEEDPDKEEEPDNPEKQ